The Clostridia bacterium DNA window AGGTACCATATTTGGCACAACCATTTCATTAAACAGCGGAAAGATAGAAAGCATGACCGCACTTAAGCCGTCTGCCATCAGCCAATGCGAGCCATGAATATGGTGGCTTTTTTTATAGGAAACCAAGAGATTCAGCATACCTGCCACAAACATAATCAGCCCTAAAATCTGCGATTCGTCCACAAGCCGGTGATCACGGTTCATCAAAGCAATTACACCGCCCAGACTTAAAATCAAGGCGATAAAAATCCAACATACCTGTACCCAGGAAAATCTTTTGTTTTTCATAATGCGACCCCCATTTCTTTTGACATGGTATAAAGCAAATGCACAGGCAAACCAACTACATTGTAATAACAGCCCTCTATGCCCTTTATCCATTTTGACGCCTTTCCCTGAATCGCATACGCCCCTGCCTTATCCCGGCATTCGCCCGTTGCAATATAAGCATCTATCTCTTTTTCCGAAACGTTCGAAAAATGCACAAAGGTCTGCTCGTGGGAAGTTAAAACATCTCCGTTAAAAATAAGGGTTAATCCGCTGATGACACTGTGCTTATCCCCACTAAGCTTTAAAAGCATGCGTTT harbors:
- the maf gene encoding septum formation protein Maf, with protein sequence MHIILASASPRRREILENLDLQFEIVVSDADESSDITNPAMLVEALSKRKAESVYQSLGKPEDTLVIGCDSVVVSGNEIFGKPKDETDAKRMLLKLSGDKHSVISGLTLIFNGDVLTSHEQTFVHFSNVSEKEIDAYIATGECRDKAGAYAIQGKASKWIKGIEGCYYNVVGLPVHLLYTMSKEMGVAL